GATATAGGTGTCGCCCAATCTCCAGCTTCGACCCTTTTCCCAAGACTGGTAGAGTTCATAGCCGAGGCTCTCAAGGAACCAGCTCCAGAATGCAATCGACCGGTTCAAGTCAGAGACGTAGAGTTCAACATGGTGTAGGGCACCGAGGGTCACGGAATGGCTCCTTCTGTCACTGGACACCATCAGTGGAAGGCTCCCACTGTATGACATCTTGAAACGACCGGACGAAGAAGTACCGTCCTATTTCAACTTCGAACAAAGCTGTTGAAGGCGAAAAAATGAACGCTTCGAGGTAGGGGTGTCTCTGCACTAGCATATTAGCCCACCGAGTGGCTGGCTCAGTCGGAGTGATCTCGCTGGCTCTGCCGGTTGCAGTAAAAGCCTCAACCTTCATCAGATCGTTGGGGTGTCTGTTCATATTGTTCACAACGAGGGCAACATTCCTGCAGGCCGTCAGGATTTTGTACTTCTTGGTAGCCTTGGGCGTTCCAAAGACGACATGCTTGAGATCTTCGGTGAAGGCAAACGCTACCATTGATCCGTAGGGTTGTCCGTCACTCTGCGTGCACAACACGCCATACAACTGATCCTTGACCAGACGACGGATCCGTAACTCTACAGGAAGGGCGCTTTCGCTTTCAGCATCAGGTTCACCGATCCGGCCACCAGATAGTGGATTGTCAATACTTGCCATAATCTAACTTGTAATATAGCAGCTTCAGAGAGACAATTCAACGGCTATCTTAACGGACTTCCCGGTTACTGCGCAAAGGGTATTTCCGCCATGAGCTCCATAAGAACGGTGGATGCAATTGGATCGGCTTTTTCGTTCATAGCGGCGCGTTCTAGCGGACGTGGCGAACACGCTACAAAAACGCCAATGGGCTTACCGACTTCGTGATAATCCTTTCGCGGGACGTGGATCATATAAATGCCTGTCAGGCAGCATCTTAAGGGAATGCCAAGATTTTGATTTCATGAATCGCAAGTGTGATACTATATTTCTGGAGTAATGGAAGTCTACCTGCAGAATCAGACCCTGCTTTACGGCGGGTTTATCGTATTCGTGCTCGGAATGCTGGCACTGGACCTGGGGGTTTTCCATCGGCATGACCACGTTGTGACCGTTCGCGAATCGTTTATCTGGACTGCTGTCTGGATCGTTCTGGCACTGGCATTCATGGCCTTTGTCTACTATCGATATGAGACTGTTTTGCCTGGCCGTGGTACGGGGGCGGCGTTGGAGTTTCTTACCGGCTACCTTATCGAGAAGTCGCTTAGTATCGACAATGTATTCGTTTTCCTCCTAATTTTCTCGTACTTCAATGTGGCCGCACAATATCAGCATCGAGTCTTGTTCTGGGGGATCATCGGTGCGCTGATTTTCCGCGCCATCTTCATCGCGCTCGGCGCTCTTTTGATTGCGAAGTTTCATGCCATCATCTACCTCTTCGGGGCGTTTTTGGTCTTTACCGGTATCAAGATGGCTTGGGTCAAAGACAAGCAGATCCATCCCGAAAAAAATCCTATCTTGCGACTGTTTCGGAGAATGGTCGCCGTTACCGCCGGCTACCAGGGTAAGCACTTCTTTGTCCGCGAGGGGGGCAAATGGCTGGCCACACCTCTGTTTGTAGTTCTGATCCTAATCGAGTCGAGCGACATAATCTTTGCGGTAGATTCGATTCCGGCCATATTTGCAGTGACCAAAGACCCATATATTGTGTTCACGGCGAATGTGTTTGCCATATTGGGCCTGCGGTCACTCTATTTTGCTCTGGCAGGCGTCATGCAGTTATTTCACCATCTGCACTACGGCCTCTCAGCGATCCTGGTTTTTGTCGGAGTCAAGATGGTACTGTCTGACATCTACAATATCCCAATAGGAATATCGCTGGGAGTGGTCGGCCTGATTATTGCAGGGTCGATCGCAGCTTCTATCATCTGGCCTCGCAAGGGGTCAGAAACAACTGAAACTATCGGCGACCTCAATCACAAGACTTGAGTAGAAATGCATCGCCCCGTGACATCCGGCATGGCGATGTAGTTACCGTTGCCGATCGGTTAGGAACGACCGTCGTCTTGCAGACTCAGTGCTGCGTGACCATCAGAATCCCTATCTATCGATGGTGTTGTCAGGTAACGTAGTGCTATGCTTTCTACTCAGTTTCTCTTTCATTCGTCTCAGCAGATTCCTGGCCCAAGCGAATTCGAGTGAAAGAATGGCCAGACCGGCCGGAATGACGAGAATGGCCGGACCCAGGAGTACAATGAGGACCAGGCCAATAGCGAGCACCGTGAAACCGATCACTGCTATCATCAGCCTCTTTACCTGCTTTATGGTCTTAACAAGAAACATGGCTGTCAGTATCTGAAAGCGGTCGGAGTCCGGGAGGGTTCCGCCGGATCACTGCGTCCCCCCTGTCTCTTCCGCACTTTGCAAGGCCAGGGCCAACCCTGATAGCTGAAGGACCGTATGTGCTAACCATCAACCGCCTTTATTCATCCGCCAGATAAAGAAATTCAGGATCGCGGCGAATGATACCCAAGCAAGATACGGTAAGAAAAACATGCCAGCGGTAATACTCACTCGCCAGAAGGCTATCATAGTTACAAGTATCATCGACCATAACACCAAGATTTCTGCAAACGCCAATCCCGGCCTCTGCATACCGAAGAATATCCATGACCACATTCCGTTAAGCACAAGTTGCACTATGAACAATGTCAGGGCGAGGCGCGCCCCAGAAAATCCTGCTCGTCTCCAAACTAACCACGCAGCAACGCCCATGCTCAAATAGAGTATTGACCATACCGGTCCGAAGAGATACCCTGGGGGCGTCCATGATGGCTTCTGGAGTTGAAGATACGACTCACCGGGTGTGAATCTCGAACCAATCCAAGCCGTAAGAAAACAGAGCCCCACCCATGCTAACAGGGCGATGATCTGACTCGCGGGCCTCATTCCGGACGTTTCAGGAAGTTTTATCATATTCTTCTTGCTCCGATCGCCAGCATTTGCGGACCTTTCATCGACACACCAAAGTCGGCGTCTTCATCATTGTCTATCAGAATCTCCAGACCGCGCCTAACACCAAATAATTCACCAGTGCAAAGGTGTAAACCTCATCGTTGTCAGCTCCCCCTTCAAGAAGACGATAACCAATCTTGAATTGCAGATTCTTGGAGGTGCTTGTAGTGAGTACCAAGAGAACATCCTCCGCCCGTCCTTGTGGTGCGGCCAAGGCGTCGCCTTCAAGAAGAGCTCCAAAGTGTGAACTTATCGTCCACTGGGCTCGGAAGTTGATCAGCGGCACGAAACCGGTATTGGTCTTCTCAGATCTCTGGCCCCCGCCTTCGACGCTAATCGCGGCATCTCTGATCTTACCAGTGAGACCGATTCCAAGGCGCAATCTATCGCGACGATAGAAATCGTAGCGATACGTCAGCCGATACGAATCGAATCTGTACTTCGCTTTCACAAACGTGTTGGCGGCAAATTCACCTCCTGCGAACTTGAGGTCCTTCTCCAGTCTGCCTTCCGCGTTGAAGGTTAGGGGTGCGATCAATAAGGACAGACTGTGTTTGTCGCCAAACATGCGGGAAAATCGTGCCCGCCAGAATACGGTTTGGTCGATATCAAGATCGCGCGAAAGCGAAAACTTCGTTCCGGTACTCCCTGGGATTCGCACATTATTGTAACCACTGACAGCCAGTCCAGTTTCGAGGTCAACTTGCCACCTTGCCTGAGCCGCTGCCGGAAAGACTGGCCCAATCAGTAGCACCACCAAGAGAATCGCTGGCGTTCTAGTCATAACAGTTATCATTGATCTTTCCTTTATCTTTGTGCCTTTTCAATCGAAATTCTCCAACCGACGGTTTTCTGCGGAAATTATTGGCCCCCTTTCGACTTTTGGACTGAATGCGTTGTTTTGCCGGACCGCAACAAATCCAACTGACGTCGGAAGGTACCAATATCCGTCATACGGAAGGCGTGGACGGAATCGATTGCATTTCCGTATGCCTCGGCTGCGCGCCCGCCTATCAGCAAAGAAACTTTATCCGATAGTAAGCGCCTGAGTCGATTCAGCTCTGCCGGGAGTTTGGGATCATCGGAAGGGAACACCAGGCTTAAGGCGACAACGCGGGCATTGGATTTCTGGACGGCACCGGCAATTTCATCGGCCGGCAGATTCGGTCCAAGATAGACGGGGCGCCAACCCTCCAGGGCGGCGCCAACCGATACGACTAGTGCACCGACTTCGTGCAGTTGCCCGGCCGGCGTGGCAACAACGATGGAAGGTGCATTTGCCGGATACCGCATGGACGCGAGTAATGAGCCGACATGATTCCTTATTACGGCCGTAGCCATATGCTCGTGGGCAATTCTAATGTCTCCGTCTTTCCACATCTCTCCGAGTTTTTCCATCAACGGC
This portion of the Candidatus Zixiibacteriota bacterium genome encodes:
- a CDS encoding pyridoxamine 5'-phosphate oxidase family protein, which encodes MASIDNPLSGGRIGEPDAESESALPVELRIRRLVKDQLYGVLCTQSDGQPYGSMVAFAFTEDLKHVVFGTPKATKKYKILTACRNVALVVNNMNRHPNDLMKVEAFTATGRASEITPTEPATRWANMLVQRHPYLEAFIFSPSTALFEVEIGRYFFVRSFQDVIQWEPSTDGVQ
- a CDS encoding TerC family protein encodes the protein MEVYLQNQTLLYGGFIVFVLGMLALDLGVFHRHDHVVTVRESFIWTAVWIVLALAFMAFVYYRYETVLPGRGTGAALEFLTGYLIEKSLSIDNVFVFLLIFSYFNVAAQYQHRVLFWGIIGALIFRAIFIALGALLIAKFHAIIYLFGAFLVFTGIKMAWVKDKQIHPEKNPILRLFRRMVAVTAGYQGKHFFVREGGKWLATPLFVVLILIESSDIIFAVDSIPAIFAVTKDPYIVFTANVFAILGLRSLYFALAGVMQLFHHLHYGLSAILVFVGVKMVLSDIYNIPIGISLGVVGLIIAGSIAASIIWPRKGSETTETIGDLNHKT
- a CDS encoding PGPGW domain-containing protein; amino-acid sequence: MFLVKTIKQVKRLMIAVIGFTVLAIGLVLIVLLGPAILVIPAGLAILSLEFAWARNLLRRMKEKLSRKHSTTLPDNTIDR
- a CDS encoding tryptophan-rich sensory protein, with protein sequence MRPASQIIALLAWVGLCFLTAWIGSRFTPGESYLQLQKPSWTPPGYLFGPVWSILYLSMGVAAWLVWRRAGFSGARLALTLFIVQLVLNGMWSWIFFGMQRPGLAFAEILVLWSMILVTMIAFWRVSITAGMFFLPYLAWVSFAAILNFFIWRMNKGG
- a CDS encoding MerR family transcriptional regulator, whose translation is MTKSLQIAGLGIEAAAQRSGLSQHLIRIWERRYAVVRPIRTESNRRLYSEADVVRLALLNRAVHAGHRISDIATLSTPKLEQLVGKDFPNTTVSRGKGKGMSPNFVELALNAIKQFDSEELGAILSHAEVDLGQAPALDQVVMPLMEKLGEMWKDGDIRIAHEHMATAVIRNHVGSLLASMRYPANAPSIVVATPAGQLHEVGALVVSVGAALEGWRPVYLGPNLPADEIAGAVQKSNARVVALSLVFPSDDPKLPAELNRLRRLLSDKVSLLIGGRAAEAYGNAIDSVHAFRMTDIGTFRRQLDLLRSGKTTHSVQKSKGGQ